The Saccharothrix variisporea genome has a segment encoding these proteins:
- a CDS encoding helix-turn-helix domain-containing protein, protein MIKHRRRPVSPFWNYLEARMERAGLSTSDLVRAVGVHRSRLTDWRRGRSVSVETARALAGLFGVPLLEVLVAAGVISADEARAQRLRDAGSVSDDLLLVELRRRLARREQEPG, encoded by the coding sequence ATGATCAAGCACCGCCGCCGGCCTGTGTCGCCGTTCTGGAACTACCTCGAAGCCCGGATGGAAAGGGCCGGGCTCAGCACCAGTGATCTCGTCCGCGCCGTCGGCGTGCACCGCAGTCGGCTCACCGACTGGCGGCGCGGTCGGTCGGTGAGCGTGGAGACCGCTCGCGCGTTGGCCGGGCTGTTCGGGGTGCCGCTGTTGGAGGTGCTCGTGGCCGCCGGGGTGATCAGCGCCGACGAGGCCCGCGCTCAGCGGCTGCGGGACGCGGGTTCGGTCAGCGACGACCTGTTGCTGGTCGAGTTGCGGCGGCGGTTGGCCCGCCGCGAGCAGGAGCCCGGCTGA
- a CDS encoding NADP-dependent oxidoreductase, with the protein MKAVVVTAYGPPETFTVGDVPVPRPGPGQVLVRVAAASINPGDVRLPSGDYRDVTPLDFPHVPGNDFAGTVAEVGPGVVAYEPGDEIFGQAVPRVLQGLTGSTRPSLSTGSLAEYAVFEADTPLLTQRPPQLSTEDAAALATTGLTARALLAEASPTPGDTVLVVGATGGVGTAVIPLFAHAGAHVIATTTPEDASLLRDLGAHRTVAYGEYPDVDLALNLVLPGNALDDLARAVRPGGRLLTITPDPRPTVPVDARFVLDLDGRTGGMRGVAEDVLRGALKATISRRYTLDQAPQACVDFVREHTTGKLVVAVR; encoded by the coding sequence ATGAAGGCAGTAGTCGTCACCGCGTACGGCCCGCCGGAGACCTTCACCGTCGGGGACGTGCCGGTGCCGCGCCCGGGACCGGGGCAGGTCCTGGTCCGCGTCGCCGCCGCGTCGATCAACCCCGGCGACGTCCGCCTGCCCAGCGGCGACTACCGGGACGTGACCCCGCTGGACTTCCCGCACGTGCCGGGCAACGACTTCGCCGGCACGGTCGCCGAGGTCGGCCCGGGAGTGGTCGCGTACGAACCCGGTGACGAGATCTTCGGCCAAGCCGTGCCGCGCGTCCTCCAGGGGCTCACCGGCTCGACCCGGCCGTCGCTGAGCACCGGTTCCCTGGCGGAGTACGCGGTGTTCGAGGCCGACACCCCCCTCCTGACCCAACGTCCGCCGCAACTGTCCACAGAGGACGCTGCGGCTCTCGCCACCACCGGGCTGACCGCACGGGCACTGCTCGCCGAAGCCTCGCCGACCCCCGGTGACACCGTCCTGGTGGTCGGCGCGACCGGAGGCGTCGGCACGGCCGTGATCCCCCTTTTCGCCCACGCGGGCGCACACGTCATCGCCACCACCACACCCGAAGACGCCTCCCTCCTCCGCGACCTGGGAGCGCACCGGACCGTGGCCTACGGCGAGTACCCGGACGTCGACCTGGCCCTGAACCTCGTCCTGCCCGGGAACGCCCTCGACGACCTGGCTCGTGCGGTGCGGCCCGGCGGTCGGCTCCTGACCATCACGCCGGACCCGCGTCCGACCGTGCCCGTCGACGCGCGGTTCGTGCTCGACCTCGACGGCCGGACCGGCGGCATGCGCGGGGTGGCCGAAGACGTCCTGCGTGGCGCGCTGAAGGCCACGATCAGCCGCCGCTACACCCTCGACCAGGCACCGCAGGCGTGTGTGGACTTCGTCCGCGAACACACCACCGGGAAGCTCGTGGTCGCCGTGCGGTGA
- a CDS encoding MMPL family transporter: protein MARLLYRLGFGAHRRRLVVVLLWLLVLVGTAVGATTLAGETSNAVSIPGQESTTALDKIRERFGTAGGATARVVVKAPEGKKFVEPDQAKALGDLVAELGTLPGVTNAANPLDPAAPAVNKDVNVAYSTVTFEAKPGEVTEEQRTALLNAAADARATGLTVEVTGEAVQAPPHVGGVVEGIGVVMALLILAITYGSLVMAGMNLLTAAVGVGIGALGVTISTGFLDLQSTTPVLATMLGLAVGIDYALFIINRYRQELRRGADVGDAIGIAVGTAGSAVVTAGLTVVIALAGLAVAGIPFLTQMGIAAAATIVVAVLIAITLVPAVLSYVGRRALPRKQRTEPTTEPHERGFYRGWVGTVTRYRLPALLLTVLGLGAIAIPVASMQTTLVPIPAADSTQARAERMLADGFGEGFNGPLVVLFEGGDAEATATRLKPEIEAMDDVAFAATPKATDDHSAAQLAVIPKSGPTSEATEQLVTDLRAKLADLDGTTAYVTGQTAVSVDVAKTLDRALPLYLAVVVGLALVLLVLVFRSLLVPLVGVLGFLLTVGTSLGATVAVFQWGWLADAVNLDTTGPLISLTPIIVIGILFGLAMDYQVFLVSRMHEAHHRGADPREAITTGFRQAAPVVVAAALIMFSVFAGFVPSGEATIKSISFALAIGIVVDAFVIRMVVVPAALALLGKSAWWLPKWLHWLPRLDVEGTALTPEREATDRPREPVNA from the coding sequence ATGGCACGACTGCTGTACCGACTCGGCTTCGGCGCGCACCGGCGCCGCCTGGTGGTGGTCCTGCTGTGGCTGCTCGTCCTCGTGGGCACCGCCGTGGGCGCGACCACGCTGGCCGGCGAGACGTCCAACGCCGTCTCCATCCCGGGCCAGGAGTCCACGACCGCGCTGGACAAGATCCGGGAGCGGTTCGGCACCGCCGGCGGCGCGACCGCCCGCGTGGTCGTGAAAGCCCCGGAGGGCAAGAAGTTCGTCGAGCCCGACCAGGCGAAGGCGTTGGGGGACTTGGTCGCCGAGCTCGGCACGCTCCCCGGCGTGACCAACGCCGCCAACCCCCTCGACCCCGCCGCGCCGGCCGTGAACAAGGACGTGAACGTCGCCTACAGCACGGTCACGTTCGAGGCGAAACCCGGTGAGGTGACCGAAGAACAACGCACCGCGCTGCTGAACGCCGCCGCCGACGCCCGCGCCACCGGCCTGACCGTCGAGGTGACCGGCGAGGCCGTGCAGGCGCCGCCGCACGTGGGTGGCGTGGTCGAGGGCATCGGTGTCGTGATGGCGTTGCTGATCCTCGCCATCACCTACGGCTCCCTCGTGATGGCCGGCATGAACCTGCTGACCGCCGCGGTCGGCGTGGGCATCGGGGCGCTGGGCGTCACCATCAGCACCGGTTTCCTGGACTTGCAGTCCACGACCCCGGTCCTGGCGACCATGCTGGGCCTGGCGGTCGGCATCGACTACGCGTTGTTCATCATCAACCGGTACCGCCAGGAGTTGCGGCGCGGCGCGGACGTCGGTGACGCCATCGGCATCGCGGTCGGCACCGCCGGGTCGGCCGTCGTCACCGCCGGTCTCACGGTCGTCATCGCGTTGGCGGGCCTGGCCGTGGCGGGGATCCCGTTCCTGACCCAGATGGGCATCGCCGCCGCCGCGACCATCGTCGTGGCCGTGCTGATCGCCATCACCCTCGTCCCCGCCGTGCTGAGCTACGTCGGCCGCCGCGCCCTGCCCCGCAAGCAGCGCACCGAACCCACCACCGAGCCCCACGAGCGCGGTTTCTACCGGGGCTGGGTCGGCACGGTCACCCGCTACCGCCTACCCGCACTGCTGTTGACCGTTCTCGGCTTGGGCGCGATCGCCATCCCGGTGGCCTCCATGCAGACCACCCTCGTCCCGATCCCCGCCGCCGACAGCACCCAGGCGCGCGCCGAGCGGATGCTGGCGGACGGCTTCGGCGAGGGCTTCAACGGCCCGCTGGTGGTCCTCTTCGAGGGTGGCGACGCGGAGGCGACGGCGACCAGGCTGAAGCCGGAGATCGAGGCCATGGACGACGTGGCCTTCGCCGCCACCCCGAAGGCCACCGACGACCACAGCGCCGCACAGCTGGCCGTCATCCCGAAGTCCGGCCCGACGAGCGAAGCAACCGAACAGCTCGTCACCGACCTCCGCGCGAAGCTGGCGGACCTCGACGGCACCACCGCTTACGTCACCGGCCAGACGGCTGTCAGCGTGGACGTCGCCAAGACCTTGGACCGGGCGTTGCCGCTGTACCTGGCCGTGGTCGTCGGCTTGGCACTCGTGCTGCTGGTACTGGTCTTCCGCTCGCTCCTGGTGCCACTGGTCGGCGTGCTCGGCTTCCTGCTCACCGTGGGCACGTCCCTCGGTGCGACGGTGGCCGTCTTCCAGTGGGGATGGCTGGCCGACGCGGTCAACCTCGACACCACCGGTCCTCTGATCAGCCTCACCCCGATCATCGTGATCGGCATCCTGTTCGGCCTGGCCATGGACTACCAGGTGTTCCTGGTGTCGAGGATGCACGAGGCCCACCACCGCGGAGCCGACCCGCGCGAGGCGATCACGACGGGCTTCCGCCAGGCCGCACCGGTGGTGGTCGCGGCGGCGCTGATCATGTTCTCGGTGTTCGCCGGTTTCGTGCCGTCGGGGGAGGCGACGATCAAGTCGATCTCGTTCGCCCTGGCGATCGGCATCGTGGTGGACGCGTTCGTGATCCGGATGGTCGTGGTGCCGGCGGCGTTGGCGTTGCTGGGCAAGAGCGCGTGGTGGCTGCCGAAGTGGCTGCACTGGCTCCCCCGACTCGACGTGGAAGGCACCGCCCTGACGCCCGAACGCGAAGCCACCGACCGCCCTCGCGAACCGGTCAACGCCTGA
- a CDS encoding TetR/AcrR family transcriptional regulator, with product MTRPPRADAVRNRALLLAAAAAEFAERGFEASVADIARRAGVGKGTVFRHFPTKDDLVAAIALDRITRLTALGERLADAADPGAALLEFLATAARERQQLDLSALQGQEGAEVAAARDGLFRVIDALVGRARAHGVVRADVTGTDVVLLMCAPNDVVRYLPDAPPDLWQRYLAIIFDGLRPEGAHPLPQPPPGHATPATR from the coding sequence GTGACCCGACCACCCCGCGCCGACGCCGTGCGCAACCGCGCCCTGCTGCTGGCAGCGGCGGCGGCGGAGTTCGCCGAACGCGGGTTCGAGGCGTCGGTCGCGGACATCGCGCGGCGGGCAGGGGTCGGCAAGGGCACCGTCTTCCGGCACTTCCCCACCAAGGACGACCTGGTGGCGGCGATCGCGCTGGACCGCATCACGCGGCTGACCGCGCTCGGCGAGCGGTTGGCCGACGCCGCCGACCCCGGAGCCGCGCTGCTGGAGTTCCTGGCCACCGCCGCGCGTGAGCGGCAGCAGCTCGACCTGTCGGCCCTCCAAGGGCAGGAGGGGGCCGAGGTGGCGGCGGCGCGGGACGGGCTGTTCCGGGTGATCGACGCGCTGGTCGGCCGGGCGCGCGCGCACGGCGTGGTGCGCGCCGACGTGACCGGGACGGACGTGGTCCTGCTGATGTGCGCGCCCAACGACGTCGTGCGCTACCTGCCCGACGCCCCGCCGGACCTGTGGCAGCGCTACCTGGCGATCATCTTCGACGGCCTGCGGCCGGAGGGCGCGCACCCGCTCCCCCAGCCGCCACCGGGTCACGCCACGCCGGCCACCAGGTAG
- a CDS encoding TetR/AcrR family transcriptional regulator encodes MSRFRQEADDRIIDRAAGLFARHGFEHTSLRELAEAVGLSKAGLLHHFPSKEALHEAVQASCRDLERRVADAVAPLPPGPDKDRRSLELLIDVALDRPGLVALALTAVNGTDPLPEGGLGEVIVHEAFGVAREQADSPHELERAVRVVGALTALAVLTLLANGADQKTAWRPHILSTCFDALGHRAPLEA; translated from the coding sequence ATGAGCCGTTTCCGGCAGGAGGCCGACGACCGGATCATCGACCGTGCCGCGGGGTTGTTCGCCCGGCACGGGTTCGAGCACACGTCGCTGCGCGAGCTCGCCGAGGCCGTCGGGCTGTCCAAAGCGGGGCTGCTGCACCACTTCCCGAGCAAGGAAGCGCTGCACGAGGCGGTCCAGGCGTCGTGCCGGGACCTGGAGCGCAGGGTCGCCGACGCCGTCGCGCCGCTGCCGCCGGGGCCGGACAAGGACCGGCGCAGCCTGGAGCTGCTGATCGACGTCGCCCTGGACCGGCCGGGTCTGGTGGCCCTGGCCCTCACCGCGGTCAACGGCACGGATCCGCTGCCCGAGGGCGGGCTCGGTGAGGTCATCGTGCACGAGGCGTTCGGCGTGGCGCGCGAACAAGCGGATTCTCCGCACGAGCTCGAGCGCGCCGTCCGCGTGGTTGGTGCGCTCACCGCGTTGGCCGTGCTCACCCTCCTGGCCAACGGGGCCGACCAGAAGACCGCCTGGCGCCCGCACATCCTCTCGACCTGCTTCGACGCGCTCGGACACCGCGCACCCCTGGAGGCCTGA
- a CDS encoding TetR/AcrR family transcriptional regulator: MTTRREQTSGESRELILGAAAELFAEKGYRQTTFADVAERSGISRGSIPWHFGSKEGLLLAVLERSVETLRAGLPTEPDLDVLVAGLEELFTRPTSKLFVTLLVEALEPGSPIHGRYAAIHETLREHCRQWLSRFPLPDGVSADALAVALIGAGIGIHQQWLVAPDKVDLPRSLAALRYLVAGVA, translated from the coding sequence GTGACAACGCGGCGTGAGCAGACCAGCGGGGAGAGCCGGGAGCTGATCCTGGGCGCGGCGGCGGAGCTGTTCGCCGAGAAGGGCTACCGGCAGACGACGTTCGCCGACGTCGCCGAGCGGTCCGGGATCAGCCGCGGGTCGATCCCGTGGCACTTCGGCAGCAAGGAAGGGCTGCTGCTGGCCGTGCTGGAGCGGTCGGTGGAGACCCTGCGGGCCGGCCTGCCCACCGAGCCGGACCTGGACGTGCTGGTGGCGGGCCTCGAAGAGCTGTTCACCCGGCCCACGAGCAAGCTGTTCGTCACGCTGCTGGTCGAGGCGCTCGAACCCGGCTCACCCATCCACGGCCGGTACGCGGCGATCCACGAGACCCTGCGCGAGCACTGCCGGCAGTGGCTGTCCCGGTTCCCGCTGCCCGACGGGGTGTCGGCGGACGCGCTGGCGGTGGCGTTGATCGGGGCGGGCATCGGCATCCACCAGCAGTGGCTCGTGGCACCGGACAAGGTCGATCTGCCCCGGTCGTTGGCGGCTCTGCGCTACCTGGTGGCCGGCGTGGCGTGA